One window of the Anomaloglossus baeobatrachus isolate aAnoBae1 chromosome 12, aAnoBae1.hap1, whole genome shotgun sequence genome contains the following:
- the LOC142257983 gene encoding serpin A3-3-like, giving the protein MNVFQYLVWFIPMVVALDRRFCNFPREEIKRTVDGEQFKEAQSAIITANTEFALKLFKHVASKSSEAKASPTQNIVFSPLSISTALSTLVLGAGSTTHQEILDVLNLNHTQEAQVHGALAHLHRTLNQPKGQLQVNIGNAIFVDEKMEILQRFHNDTKHYHQAKIAKTDFKDGPQEVKRKINDHVKNKTEGKIPEFIKDLKPDAVMVLVNYVLFKWEWKHPFGPLLTAQDTFFVGSGTTVKVPMMSNPGVYNLHQDKEHSCTVIELPYKSQVSMLLIVPDHGKIHDVEEALSMDVITGWRKSMGKCKINLHLPKFSFTSSLDLKKVLGDLGMAMAFSDRANFSGISQNNKLWVSQAVHKVVFNVGEKGTEETPSTGFGLTLFSVNPDIKVNRSFLVLVIDDDTDTILFMGRITNPTKKDVEL; this is encoded by the exons ATGAACGTCTTCCAATATCTCGTATGGTTCATCCCCATGGTTGTCGCTTTGGACCGGCGTTTTTGTAATTTTCCTCGTGAAGAGATTAAAAGGACGGTAGATGGTGAACAATTCAAGGAGGCCCAAAGTGCAATAATTACTGCAAATACAGAGTTTGCTCTGAAGCTTTTTAAGCACGTAGCCTCCAAATCATCAGAGGCGAAGGCATCTCCAACCCAAAATATTGTCTTCTCTCCATTGAGTATCTCCACGGCGTTGTCCACACTGGTGCTGGGAGCCGGATCCACAACTCACCAGGAGATCCTGGATGTCCTAAACCTGAACCACACGCAGGAGGCACAAGTGCATGGAGCGCTGGCCCATCTCCACCGGACTCTGAACCAACCCAAGGGCCAACTGCAGGTCAACATTGGAAACGCCATATTTGTGGACGAAAAGATGGAAATCCTTCAACGTTTCCATAATGATACAAAGCATTACCACCAGGCGAAGATCGCGAAGACTGACTTCAAAGATGGACCCCAGGAGGTCAAGAGGAAGATCAATGATCATGTGAAGAACAAAACTGAAGGAAAAATCCCAGAGTTTATCAAAGATTTGAAGCCAGACGCAGTAATGGTTCTCGTCAATTATGTCTTGTTTAAAT GGGAATGGAAGCATCCGTTTGGCCCCCTGCTGACCGCACAGGACACCTTCTTTGTGGGTTCGGGCACGACAGTGAAGGTTCCTATGATGAGTAACCCCGGTGTATATAACCTTCACCAGGACAAGGAGCATTCGTGCACGGTGATCGAGCTCCCATACAAAAGCCAAGTGTCTATGCTCCTCATCGTCCCTGACCACGGAAAGATCCACGATGTAGAAGAAGCTTTGTCTATGGACGTGATCACTGGATGGAGGAAATCAATGGGAAAATG TAAAATAAATCTTCACTTACCCAAGTTTTCCTTCACCTCCTCCCTGGACCTTAAGAAGGTTCTCGGTGATCTGGGTATGGCGATGGCTTTCAGTGACCGGGCGAACTTCTCCGGAATTTCTCAGAATAATAAACTGTGGGTGTCACAG GCGGTCCACAAGGTCGTCTTCAATGTTGGTGAGAAAGGCACGGAGGAGACGCCCTCTACCGGCTTTGGCCTTACGCTCTTTTCTGTCAACCCAGACATAAAAGTGAACAGGTCGTTTCTTGTTCTCGTCATTGATGATGATACTGATACGATTCTGTTCATGGGAAGAATCACGAACCCAACGAAGAAAGACGTGGAGCTGTGA